In the Pelmatolapia mariae isolate MD_Pm_ZW linkage group LG10_11, Pm_UMD_F_2, whole genome shotgun sequence genome, CACATGTGCTCACAGCCAGTGGCTATCAAGTTCACTTACCTGTTACACATTATGCATGTTAGCTAGTATAGCCAAAGTCCTTTTAATACTAAGTCTCATCACTCTGCAGTCACTCTCAGGCACTTACTTTGAAGTAATATCTGAAttagtttaattatttaaatttaaatttaatggtCACCCGTACATTAAAACTGCATTTGCAACATTAGAATTAATAGTTAAACTggataaaaaaacaataaaaagttataAAAGCTCTCTTCTCTCTGGAAGTTGTATTTCTGCAAACGTCTTTGCTGTTGCAGAAAGTTCAACGTCTCTTATGTCTCATGTACAGCTTAAGGCTAAAGGAGAtataataaacagaaacactCAACAGagcaggagaaaagaaaaaaaactttctgtCATTCAGTCTGTGGACTCTTGTTGTGATCATTGAGAGATTAATCCAGCATATAATAGATGTCGCATTACCTTTACACACAGTGCAAAACTGTTAAAGTTTAGGTATTTACGATAAGCTCAAGGTAACCTGTATCATTTTTAATTggattgtttacatttttgtaatcAGAGAAACTGACTAAATGGTCAGTCCAAGCATCCCAGAATGATTTCGTGTCCActtgcatttgttttgttaaacaTTTTCCTATTTTCATAAATATACAAAATCTAGATACTTTAGCTTTAAATGAACCATTATATGAACCATTTTCAGGAAATATTTTACCTGTTCCAAAAAGTTCACAATCTGTTTTATACCTGATATAAGCAGAGCTAGCTCCACCCAAAAACAGAGTAGGTCCCTCATAGCCGGTGTCAAAGTTGGGGAAACTCATGATGTCATCAAGGTGCGCTGAGATGGCCTCCAAGTTGACTCTCCAGGCGTAGTGTCCGTTCTGCTCCACCAGGTTAGTGAGAAGGAACTGACGCACCGAATGTTCCTGCATGAGGAAACAGCAGTTTATTGAATAACGAGCTTAACTGTTAACTGCATAAACATCTTTTTGCGAAGGGGCTGGCATGTAGTGAATCTACATAgatttattgaaatgtattAACATTTAACAGATGTAAATTATTAGTTTATACTTTTAAGGAAAACAGCTTTCCTCTTTTACTTTACTCACATTCCTCACTAACATCCTTTTCTTAAGAAGAAAAGCTCTTAAAAACCTTCTGGAGCCTTCTTGCTCAACATTAACACAAACAAAGAACTAGGCCTGCCTCTGTGACTAGAACACAGTATACTGGTCTTATGTCATCATAATCAATGCCATTATTGTGTCTCTCCAAGACTCTAAAATGGTAAGTGGCTTTGTTATGGAACAATGCTGACCTCAAGTGGTCCAGCAGATCAGCTATTACAGATTTAATATCTATACAAAAACCCTTAACAAAACAGATAAATGACACTTCTGACAAACTAACAATCGTTTTTGGGGAAAAGGTTGGTtttattggtttatttatttaaactacTGAGTGGTATCATATCAAAAAGCACTCACAATGAAGATAATTACCTACAACTAGTCTAGgtgggaaaaacaaacaaaacatttagtaaatgaaataaaataataacacagacttagaaaaaaacatctctGAATACTAACATAATAATAGAAATGCAATACcatttaataacaacaatataagAAATTAAATTATAGACCTTCACTAAACTGCGCAGTTGATCCTCAGCCATCCGCCTTGCAGTGGAACGAGGGATGTCTGTGGAGATCTTCATCTCCTGCATTGCTTGGATGTAATACCGGAAGTTGGTCCGTGTGCTGCTTTGAGCAGGACTGATGTCAACGACCACCAGCCTCTCCACTAAAGCAGgctacagagacagacagactgagGTAAACAAGCAGGACAATGGAAGTAAAAAATGCCACTGTGGGAAAACCAGTAAGAAAATGGAAATTAATGGGACAGGACGATTATTAAGTTCATAGTTCATAGGAATGTACAGTGAAAAAGGTCAGGTGACATCCAGCGAGGGAATTGTACCCTCATGATAAATTCATGGTGACATTTTGTGACCGCTGACCTGCGTCAGAGCGGTCGTCATGGCCGTTTTCCCACCCATGCTGTGGCCGATCAGGATGCACTTGTCGATATGGAGCTGGGCGAGGAGGTGTTTCAAATCATTCGCCATCGCCTCGTAGGTCAGCACGGGGTTGTGAGGGCTGTTGCCGTGGTTACGGGCATCTACTGTCAGCACCTAACTGGACAAAGGACAGTTAGGACACTTGGACTGGAGAAGAGGAGGCGACAGAGCGGACACGCAGAATCAACTCTTATGTCAGCTGTGTCTGTCTTGGGCCCAGCACAAACAAAGAATGTGTTGTGAACACGAGTTTCATCGAGAAAACACATGAGAGATTATCTGTCAGGGCAATTTCGCAACAGCACAGACTGCTGAGAAGTTGTATCAAATTACACACAACACACTGTCAACTGTACGTTCCCACACCTGCTTTTGTATGAAGACTATTAACAGGGTGCTGAAAGTGAACACATAAGTGGGAATGTTTTTGATGTAAAAACTGACaggtctgttgtcttcatcagTGCATTACCTTTCTGCCTGTGCGCTGCACCAAGGACTTCGCTATTGAGTGGAAGTTAGATTTACTGCCAAAGAGGCCGTGCAGAAACACCAGGGGAGTGCTCTCTCCCTTCCCATCGAAGACGTCGTAGGTCAAGTTGACAGGACTGAGGAgggtgggaaagaaaaaaacattcatgtTTATTAGAAAGAACCTCTATGGTTCCAGCTGTGCTAAGaattgtgttactatttatacAGGAACTGCAATAAATCCAACAAATAAAACTCTTATTCAACTTTTAGGGAGTAGAAATGCTTAAAGTCACTTACAGGGCATTTTTCTTCTCTAATATTAAATCCCATTCAAACTGCCctgttaaaataatttatttgatGGGAATTATTTTCCTGTCACCTACTGGTACGACACAGGCAACCACACACAAGTACAAATAAATTTAATACATTTACTCTTACATGCAAACATAGGATATCAATGTTAAACGTGTTCTTATTTCTTTCACTGTGACTTTAAATTGTTGTCATTACAATGTTAATAAGGGGAAGATGACTAATTACATGACAACCTGTACAAAGAGTTAATAGattaaaacactgacagaaaactGCGAGAAAAATAATACATGCAGGTTTTAATAGGACAATGAGACAAGGTGTTTGTG is a window encoding:
- the abhd11 gene encoding sn-1-specific diacylglycerol lipase ABHD11, yielding MSALCRLLQRGLLSGRPLCRLLPGQQDVCGVAAAVRSASSSSPVNLTYDVFDGKGESTPLVFLHGLFGSKSNFHSIAKSLVQRTGRKVLTVDARNHGNSPHNPVLTYEAMANDLKHLLAQLHIDKCILIGHSMGGKTAMTTALTQPALVERLVVVDISPAQSSTRTNFRYYIQAMQEMKISTDIPRSTARRMAEDQLRSLVKEHSVRQFLLTNLVEQNGHYAWRVNLEAISAHLDDIMSFPNFDTGYEGPTLFLGGASSAYISSDDYPEIQRLFPNADIQYIPDASHWIHADKPLDFISSIISFLQS